A genomic segment from Dechloromonas denitrificans encodes:
- a CDS encoding response regulator — protein MQKTLLRQLKRSIGVADETELARLLATLQAAAETADPALQGLLAGFGDLLERVGSCYDQYERDLELRTRSLEISSGELSATNDKLRNELAGRESALKSLRAVARDLLPQSDPLENEQALADDDIAVLSQKIGELVAESEQGRRQLANQKFALDQHAIVSITDANGTILYANDRFCAISGYTLEELIGQNHRIVNSGMHPTSLFRDMWGTISLGQVWHGEMCNRARNGDLYWVNATIVPLLDEAGQPEQYIGIRTEITDRKLMESQLSEQLHLVEELIEAIPLPVYMKNTAGRYMRLNRAFELMFNVRREDFIGRTLFDVLSPEDARIHAEKDAELFAVKGTQIYEASVHNQDGLRFDTIYRKASLNRRDGSPYGLLGTIIDITERKQAEAASLLAKEAAEAASRAKSDFLANMSHEIRTPMNGIIGMTDLALDTALTEEQREFLSIVKSSSEALLTIINDILDFSKIEAGKLLVEHISFDLHRVIADTLKTLALRAHEKNIELVCEIQHDVPRQVIGDPSRIRQVLLNLIGNAIKFTEKGEIALKTSLTAKLDPQATIQFSVRDTGIGISQDKQLLIFDAFSQEDTSTTRKYGGTGLGLSISRRLVELMGGEMGLISEPGKGSTFHFAIPLEIDAQPAPMPACQIDLRGRRMLIVDDNATNRRVLCGMLAAWNVITEDVDSGSAALVLMRNDTRGFDCIILDAHMPEMDGYALASCLRSEHADLPPMLMLSSGAMRGDGQRCQEAGIAGFFSKPIASEELLAALCRVFDNASREPSAPPTQLVTRHALRELQRTLDILLVEDHPTNQKLALGLLEKWGHRTTLAKHGQEALDILDHQSFDLILMDMQMPVMGGLDATRLFREREAIKQQVRTPIIAMTAAAMQGDREACFRAGMDDYISKPIKTKELLEKLLGFGARIDPPDEEPGAFDYAAALRSADRETVEIIADVFLDTWERDLARMRDALTDNDAATLERLAHSFRGSLACFAAEPAVRVASSLEVRAKNVQLDGIAQEIDSLETEIRAISRHLVAISKHPAR, from the coding sequence ATGCAAAAGACCCTTCTGCGCCAGCTTAAACGCAGCATCGGCGTCGCCGATGAGACGGAACTCGCTCGTTTGCTGGCCACCCTGCAGGCGGCAGCTGAAACGGCTGATCCGGCGTTGCAGGGGCTGCTGGCCGGATTTGGGGATTTGCTTGAGCGGGTCGGCAGTTGCTACGATCAATACGAGCGTGACCTTGAGTTGCGCACGCGCAGCCTTGAAATCTCATCAGGCGAACTGTCGGCAACCAACGACAAGCTGCGCAACGAACTGGCCGGGCGTGAAAGTGCACTCAAATCGCTGCGCGCAGTTGCCCGGGATTTGCTGCCGCAAAGCGATCCGCTTGAAAATGAGCAGGCGCTGGCCGATGACGATATCGCTGTCCTGTCGCAAAAAATCGGGGAGCTGGTCGCTGAAAGTGAGCAAGGTCGCCGCCAGTTGGCCAACCAGAAATTTGCCCTCGACCAGCACGCCATCGTCAGCATCACCGATGCCAACGGTACCATTCTTTACGCCAACGATCGGTTTTGTGCGATCAGTGGCTACACGCTTGAAGAACTGATCGGGCAGAACCATCGCATCGTCAATTCAGGCATGCATCCGACGTCGCTGTTCCGCGACATGTGGGGCACGATCAGCCTCGGTCAGGTGTGGCATGGCGAAATGTGCAACCGGGCCCGGAACGGCGACCTTTACTGGGTCAATGCGACCATCGTTCCCTTGCTCGATGAAGCCGGGCAGCCGGAGCAATATATCGGCATCCGGACCGAAATCACCGACCGAAAACTGATGGAAAGCCAGTTGTCAGAACAACTGCACCTGGTCGAGGAGTTGATCGAAGCCATCCCGCTGCCGGTCTACATGAAGAATACCGCCGGACGTTACATGCGGCTCAACCGCGCCTTCGAGTTGATGTTCAATGTCCGCCGCGAGGATTTCATCGGACGCACACTGTTCGATGTGCTTTCGCCGGAAGATGCCCGTATCCATGCCGAGAAGGACGCCGAACTCTTCGCCGTCAAAGGCACCCAGATTTACGAGGCATCGGTGCACAACCAGGACGGCCTGCGCTTTGACACGATTTATCGCAAAGCGTCGCTCAACCGGCGGGATGGCAGCCCTTACGGTCTGCTTGGCACGATCATCGACATTACCGAGCGCAAACAGGCCGAAGCCGCCAGCCTGCTCGCCAAGGAGGCGGCCGAAGCGGCCAGCCGGGCAAAGAGCGATTTTCTGGCCAATATGAGTCATGAAATCCGTACGCCGATGAACGGCATCATCGGCATGACGGATTTGGCCCTGGATACGGCGTTGACCGAAGAACAGCGCGAATTCCTGAGCATCGTCAAATCATCGTCCGAAGCCTTGCTGACGATCATCAACGATATCCTCGATTTTTCAAAAATCGAAGCCGGCAAACTGTTGGTCGAGCATATTTCCTTCGATCTCCATCGTGTCATTGCCGATACCTTGAAGACGCTGGCCCTGCGCGCCCATGAGAAAAACATCGAGCTGGTTTGCGAGATCCAGCATGATGTTCCGCGCCAGGTCATCGGTGATCCCAGCCGGATTCGTCAGGTTCTGCTCAATCTCATCGGCAACGCGATCAAGTTTACCGAAAAGGGCGAAATTGCCCTCAAAACCTCGTTGACCGCAAAACTCGACCCGCAGGCCACGATCCAGTTTTCCGTCCGCGACACCGGCATCGGCATCAGCCAGGACAAGCAGCTGCTGATCTTCGACGCCTTCTCGCAGGAAGACACCTCGACAACCCGCAAATACGGCGGTACCGGCCTCGGCCTGTCGATCTCACGTCGCCTTGTCGAACTGATGGGCGGAGAAATGGGCTTGATCAGCGAGCCGGGGAAGGGCAGCACCTTCCATTTCGCCATCCCGCTGGAGATCGATGCCCAACCGGCCCCCATGCCCGCCTGCCAGATTGATCTACGCGGGCGACGGATGCTGATCGTCGATGACAACGCAACGAACCGTCGCGTCCTGTGCGGCATGCTTGCCGCCTGGAACGTGATCACCGAAGACGTCGATTCAGGCAGCGCAGCGCTGGTCCTGATGCGCAATGACACCCGCGGCTTCGACTGCATCATCCTTGATGCCCACATGCCGGAGATGGATGGCTATGCACTGGCCAGTTGTCTGCGCAGCGAACATGCCGATTTGCCCCCGATGCTGATGCTCTCATCCGGTGCCATGCGCGGCGATGGCCAACGATGCCAGGAAGCCGGTATCGCCGGCTTCTTCTCGAAGCCGATCGCCTCGGAAGAACTGCTTGCCGCACTCTGTCGGGTTTTCGACAACGCAAGCCGCGAACCATCGGCACCGCCAACCCAGTTGGTCACACGCCATGCACTGCGCGAATTGCAGCGTACGCTGGATATCCTGCTGGTCGAAGATCATCCGACCAATCAGAAACTGGCTCTCGGCCTGCTGGAAAAATGGGGACATCGGACCACCCTGGCCAAACACGGCCAGGAAGCGCTGGATATTCTCGATCACCAATCGTTCGACCTGATCCTGATGGATATGCAGATGCCGGTCATGGGCGGGCTAGATGCAACACGCCTGTTCCGCGAGCGCGAGGCCATCAAACAACAGGTGCGGACACCGATCATTGCCATGACGGCGGCAGCAATGCAGGGCGACAGGGAAGCCTGTTTCCGGGCAGGCATGGATGACTACATCTCGAAGCCGATCAAGACCAAGGAGCTGCTTGAGAAACTGCTCGGTTTCGGGGCACGAATCGACCCGCCGGACGAGGAACCCGGTGCCTTCGACTATGCCGCAGCACTGCGCAGCGCAGACCGCGAGACTGTCGAAATCATTGCCGACGTTTTTCTCGACACCTGGGAGCGCGATCTCGCTCGCATGCGTGATGCGCTAACCGACAACGATGCTGCAACGCTCGAACGACTGGCCCACAGTTTTCGGGGATCGCTCGCCTGTTTTGCAGCAGAGCCCGCCGTACGGGTCGCCAGTAGCCTTGAAGTACGGGCCAAAAATGTTCAACTCGACGGTATTGCGCAGGAAATCGATTCGCTGGAAACAGAAATTCGTGCGATCTCACGTCATCTAGTCGCTATCAGCAAGCACCCGGCAAGGTAA
- the ttcA gene encoding tRNA 2-thiocytidine(32) synthetase TtcA, translated as MTISNTLQKLRKSLESRTGKAIADYNMIEDGDTVLVCLSGGKDSYTLLSVLMALQQRAPIKFRLIAMNLDQKQPGFPADVLPRYLDSVGIEYRIVESDTYSIVKDKIPEGKTTCSLCSRLRRGIIYRTAKELGANKIALGHHRDDMVHTLFLNLLFGGKLKAMPPKLVTDDKAHIVIRPLAYCAESDIAKFARGMEFPIIPCNLCGSQENLQRQKIKEMMADWDKRFPGRTESVLTAMQNVVPSHLADNRFFDFKGQTLDTAIEEGDIAFDAPEMPLSGSIPINLSF; from the coding sequence ATGACGATCTCAAACACTCTGCAAAAACTCCGCAAATCCCTCGAAAGCCGCACCGGCAAAGCCATTGCCGACTACAACATGATCGAGGATGGTGACACCGTACTCGTCTGCCTGTCTGGCGGGAAAGACTCCTACACGCTGCTCTCCGTCCTGATGGCCTTGCAACAACGCGCACCGATCAAGTTCCGCCTGATCGCCATGAATCTCGACCAGAAGCAGCCCGGCTTTCCGGCCGATGTCTTGCCGCGCTATCTCGATTCGGTGGGGATTGAGTATCGGATTGTCGAATCCGACACCTATTCGATCGTCAAAGACAAGATTCCGGAAGGTAAAACCACCTGTTCGCTCTGTTCCCGCCTGCGTCGCGGCATCATTTACCGTACCGCCAAAGAGTTGGGGGCCAACAAGATCGCCCTCGGCCACCACCGTGACGACATGGTGCACACGCTGTTCCTGAACCTGCTGTTTGGTGGCAAGCTGAAAGCCATGCCCCCAAAACTGGTCACTGACGACAAGGCACACATCGTGATTCGTCCGCTGGCCTATTGTGCCGAGAGCGATATTGCCAAATTTGCCCGCGGCATGGAGTTCCCGATCATTCCTTGCAACCTCTGCGGCTCGCAGGAAAATCTGCAGCGCCAGAAAATCAAGGAAATGATGGCCGACTGGGACAAACGTTTTCCGGGCCGGACCGAATCGGTGCTCACCGCAATGCAGAATGTCGTGCCATCCCATCTCGCCGACAACCGGTTTTTCGACTTCAAAGGCCAGACGCTGGACACCGCCATCGAAGAAGGCGATATTGCTTTTGATGCCCCGGAAATGCCATTGTCAGGTAGCATTCCAATCAACCTGTCATTTTAA
- a CDS encoding adenylate/guanylate cyclase domain-containing protein, producing MFADISGSAGLFEHLGQAEAAYAIERCVNRMSRSIEGYGGLIGEMVGDELLASFETAAEACLAAIDMQQRIADLPAVSGHKLSIRIGIHAGQVSFNGQKPVGETVTTTARIAGIAGGDQILASSVIQAEIIDHPAIILQAQPGRGTIRESTASVSLFLVRNPAPKEDAAAAPAAAQAAKLTIRYRGKSFLMDEKSQTLTFGRDLGCKILVEDRKASRQHARIELRPEGFFLVDTSTNGSFVSFGKHREVMVRHHEMRLEGEGWIAFGNSGNDPSADKAEFSLQ from the coding sequence ATGTTTGCCGACATATCGGGCAGTGCCGGGCTGTTCGAGCATCTCGGCCAGGCCGAGGCGGCCTATGCCATCGAACGTTGCGTCAACCGGATGTCCCGCTCGATCGAAGGCTATGGCGGACTGATTGGTGAAATGGTCGGTGACGAATTACTCGCCAGTTTCGAAACCGCGGCAGAAGCCTGCCTTGCCGCCATCGACATGCAGCAGCGCATCGCCGATCTGCCCGCGGTGTCGGGGCACAAACTGAGTATTCGTATCGGCATTCATGCGGGCCAGGTCAGTTTCAACGGACAAAAACCGGTGGGCGAAACAGTCACCACGACCGCTCGGATTGCCGGCATCGCCGGTGGCGACCAGATTCTCGCCAGTTCGGTCATTCAGGCTGAAATCATCGATCATCCGGCCATCATCCTGCAGGCCCAACCCGGCCGTGGGACGATCCGCGAGTCGACCGCCTCGGTCAGCCTGTTTCTGGTTCGGAATCCGGCCCCCAAGGAAGATGCCGCTGCCGCACCAGCGGCTGCTCAAGCGGCAAAACTGACAATTCGCTATCGTGGTAAATCGTTCCTGATGGACGAAAAAAGTCAGACGCTCACCTTTGGCCGCGATCTGGGATGCAAGATTCTGGTTGAAGATCGCAAAGCCTCTCGTCAGCATGCCCGGATCGAACTTCGGCCAGAGGGATTCTTTCTGGTCGACACAAGCACCAATGGCAGTTTTGTCAGCTTCGGAAAACATCGGGAAGTCATGGTCAGGCACCATGAAATGCGCCTCGAAGGTGAGGGCTGGATCGCCTTTGGCAACTCCGGCAACGACCCTTCGGCAGACAAGGCCGAATTCAGCCTGCAGTAA